The following proteins come from a genomic window of Mariniflexile sp. TRM1-10:
- a CDS encoding glycosyltransferase family 2 protein, with product MLSILIPTFNYDIVPLVKEIHNQCVENSIEFEILAYDDASEFYTSENKIISHLSNTTYEISQTNLGRIAARQQLANTAKYDWLLFLDADVLPKSEQFIQNYLNTLKTNVDAIYGGFAYHEEPPKSNHTLRWKYGKTKEQVSSLIRNKTPYKIVISANFLIKKTVFLSINSQIESKDYGYDNYFGALLKARNTKVFHIDNEVFHLGIEDNSTYLKKIKQAVETLHHLYITSKITSCENDLLELFKTFKKNKLHIVFGLFFKWFQTSFEKQLTGKNPSITLLQLYKLSYICYIDHHI from the coding sequence ATGCTCTCAATATTAATACCAACCTTTAATTATGATATTGTTCCTTTAGTTAAAGAAATACATAATCAATGTGTTGAAAACAGTATTGAATTTGAAATATTAGCATATGATGATGCCTCAGAGTTTTATACTTCTGAAAATAAAATTATATCACATCTATCAAATACCACTTACGAAATATCACAAACCAATTTAGGTCGAATTGCAGCTAGACAACAATTGGCAAACACTGCCAAATACGACTGGTTATTATTTTTAGATGCAGATGTGCTGCCTAAAAGTGAGCAGTTTATTCAAAACTATTTAAATACTTTAAAAACGAATGTTGACGCTATTTATGGTGGCTTTGCATATCATGAAGAACCACCAAAAAGTAATCACACATTACGCTGGAAATACGGAAAAACCAAAGAGCAAGTATCATCATTAATAAGAAACAAAACACCTTATAAAATTGTCATTTCAGCAAATTTTTTAATTAAAAAAACTGTATTTTTAAGTATCAATTCACAGATTGAAAGTAAAGATTATGGCTACGATAATTATTTTGGTGCGTTATTAAAAGCTAGAAACACCAAGGTTTTTCACATTGACAACGAAGTATTTCACTTAGGTATTGAAGACAACAGCACCTATTTAAAAAAAATAAAACAAGCCGTTGAAACCTTGCATCATTTGTATATAACATCAAAAATTACTAGTTGCGAAAATGATTTGCTTGAACTGTTCAAAACCTTCAAAAAGAATAAGTTACACATTGTTTTTGGATTATTTTTCAAATGGTTTCAAACTTCATTTGAAAAGCAGCTAACGGGTAAAAATCCATCCATCACATTGTTACAGTTATACAAATTGAGCTACATTTGTTATATAGACCACCATATATGA
- a CDS encoding class I SAM-dependent methyltransferase encodes MYRFLKKNIKSLIPKKILFKNELLLRKFYGILYLGNKHECNVCNKKLKAFIPLGTNDLICPFCGSLARNRRLWDLLNKEGDIQGKLLHFSPSRSLYRNLKKIKSIDYYSSDFENEFLADYKFDITNINQESEKFDTIICYHILEHIIDDHKAMDELYRVLKPNGKIYIQTPFKEGAIYEDFSIVLPEDRLKHFGQDDHVRVYSVEGLTNRLENAGFNVSVKSFNNLDNNLYFGFKSPETVLIATK; translated from the coding sequence ATGTACAGGTTTCTTAAAAAGAATATAAAATCACTAATACCTAAAAAAATTTTATTTAAAAACGAATTACTTCTCCGCAAGTTTTATGGTATTTTATATTTAGGAAACAAACACGAATGTAACGTATGCAACAAAAAACTTAAAGCATTTATACCTCTAGGAACCAACGACTTAATATGTCCGTTTTGCGGAAGTTTAGCACGCAATAGAAGACTTTGGGACCTACTTAATAAAGAAGGAGACATTCAAGGGAAACTCCTTCACTTTTCGCCTTCAAGAAGCCTTTACAGAAACCTAAAAAAGATAAAATCTATTGATTATTACAGTAGTGATTTTGAAAATGAGTTTTTAGCAGATTATAAATTTGATATCACCAATATTAATCAGGAATCGGAAAAATTTGACACCATCATTTGTTATCATATATTGGAACATATTATTGATGACCATAAAGCAATGGACGAACTTTATAGAGTATTGAAGCCTAACGGGAAAATTTACATCCAAACCCCATTTAAAGAAGGCGCTATCTATGAAGATTTTTCGATTGTTTTACCAGAAGATAGGTTAAAGCATTTTGGACAAGACGATCATGTTAGGGTTTATTCTGTTGAAGGATTAACAAACCGATTAGAAAATGCGGGTTTTAATGTTTCTGTAAAATCATTCAATAATTTAGATAATAATCTTTACTTTGGTTTTAAATCACCCGAAACAGTTTTAATTGCTACAAAATAA
- a CDS encoding cell division ATP-binding protein FtsE translates to MSNPILQLKNVSIYQGDSLVLSKVNVEINKGEFVYLIGKTGTGKSSFMKTLYGDLPLTEGEGHIVDFDLKTLKENDIPYLRRKLGVVFQDFKLLSDSTINENLLFVLRATGWKDKNEMNKRVEEVLSKVDMKTKGFKYPHELSGGEQQRVAIARALLNNPELILADEPTGNLDPQTSIEVMEVLQEINKNGNTILMATHDYALLLKYPSKTLKCEDSQVFEVEQRKG, encoded by the coding sequence ATGTCAAATCCTATTTTACAATTAAAAAATGTATCTATATATCAAGGTGATAGCTTGGTACTTTCTAAGGTGAATGTTGAAATTAATAAAGGTGAATTCGTATATTTAATTGGAAAAACGGGTACCGGAAAAAGTAGTTTTATGAAAACACTTTACGGTGATTTACCTTTAACCGAAGGCGAAGGACATATTGTGGATTTTGATTTAAAAACACTGAAAGAAAACGATATTCCTTACTTAAGACGTAAATTGGGCGTTGTTTTTCAAGATTTCAAACTACTATCGGACAGCACAATAAACGAAAACTTACTATTTGTTTTAAGGGCGACCGGTTGGAAGGACAAAAACGAAATGAATAAACGCGTAGAAGAAGTTTTAAGTAAAGTAGACATGAAAACCAAAGGCTTTAAATATCCGCACGAGCTTTCAGGTGGCGAGCAACAGCGTGTAGCTATCGCCAGAGCCTTGCTTAATAACCCCGAGCTTATCCTTGCCGATGAGCCTACTGGAAACTTAGACCCTCAAACCAGTATAGAAGTTATGGAGGTTTTACAGGAAATCAATAAAAATGGCAATACCATTTTAATGGCTACCCATGATTATGCTTTGCTTTTAAAATATCCTAGTAAAACGCTGAAGTGTGAAGATAGTCAGGTTTTTGAAGTGGAGCAGAGAAAGGGGTGA
- a CDS encoding tetratricopeptide repeat protein, whose product MTIKNSVSLLVAISFSFQIWAQQSATYTSNLVEYQKALSLYNNQQYLAAQSLFGSVKKDTKEAVLLSDCAYYIANCAVRLNQQNADQLVEDFVKDYPTSTKRNTAYVDVADYYFTNGKYAYARKWYDKVDENALGRNEKEKFYFNNGYSAFSSKQYKEAKQYLTRVENSKEYGSQAKYYIGFMAYEGDDYENANKYFEQVSDQEQYKEKLSYYQADLNFKLGNFEKAIQLAKDKLKSSDKNEVSELSKIIGESYFNLKQYAEAIPYLEAYKGKNGKWSNTDFYQLGYAHYKQGDYEKAISEFNKIIGGTNAIAQNAYYHLGESYIKLNKKQEALNAFKNASEMDFDLKIQEDAWLNYAKISYDIGNPYQSAPQVLAGYLDKYPKTTYKEEIETLLIDSYITSKNYKEALRLLEGKKSFENKVAYQKVAFYRGLELYNEGNYLEAKNLFEASLKEPRDASFTARATFWKAETDYNLTNYDAALISFKQFQQQSAATVTPEYKNIDYNLAYTYFKLKNYSQTAQYFNQFIASNKGTGNVRLNDAYLRLGDAYFVSSDYKNAINAYESAIKLGTSDADYAFFQKAISSGYVGQESKKIKELEQFITEYPKSKLRDDAMYELGNTYVKAGDTDKAMQVYNRLNSEYKMSSFVPKALLRQGLVYYNGSNNEQALSKFKQVASDYPETPEAVQAVATARLIYIDLGRVNEYASWVKTLKYVEVTDADLDNATYEAAEKQYLENNTDRAITQFNGYINQFPNGLHALQAHFYIAQMYYKKGLKDNAAPHYKYVVDTSRSEFSEEALSRLSQFYLETKSWNKAMPLLERLEDEANFPQNVVFAQSNLMKANYQLENYDTAVAYAEKVLANSTIDNKIKADANVIIARSAIKTGNETKAKEAYAKVETVATGETAAEALYYNAYFKNKEANYEASNTAVQKLAKDFSGYKYYSAKGLVLMAKNFYALKDAFQATYILESVIQNFTEFNDVVTEAKAELSKIKAQEAKTNSSIQTGGN is encoded by the coding sequence ATGACTATAAAAAACAGTGTTTCCCTTTTGGTTGCCATAAGTTTTAGTTTTCAAATATGGGCGCAACAATCTGCCACTTATACTAGCAATTTAGTAGAGTATCAAAAAGCTTTGTCGCTTTATAATAACCAACAATATCTTGCAGCACAATCCTTGTTTGGAAGTGTGAAAAAGGACACTAAAGAAGCGGTTTTATTGTCCGATTGTGCCTATTATATTGCCAACTGTGCCGTACGTTTAAATCAGCAAAATGCAGACCAATTGGTAGAGGATTTTGTAAAGGACTACCCAACAAGCACCAAGCGGAATACCGCCTATGTTGATGTGGCCGATTATTATTTTACCAACGGAAAATATGCCTATGCCAGAAAGTGGTACGATAAAGTTGATGAAAACGCACTGGGAAGAAATGAAAAAGAAAAGTTTTATTTCAACAATGGCTATTCAGCGTTTTCAAGTAAACAATATAAAGAAGCGAAGCAGTATTTAACACGCGTTGAAAACTCTAAAGAATACGGGTCACAAGCTAAATATTATATTGGTTTTATGGCTTATGAAGGTGATGATTACGAGAATGCCAATAAGTATTTTGAACAAGTAAGCGACCAAGAACAGTACAAAGAGAAGTTGTCATATTATCAAGCAGATCTAAATTTTAAATTAGGGAATTTTGAAAAAGCCATTCAACTGGCAAAAGATAAATTGAAGAGCAGTGATAAAAATGAGGTATCGGAACTATCAAAAATTATTGGAGAAAGCTATTTTAACTTAAAACAATATGCCGAAGCCATTCCTTATTTGGAAGCTTACAAAGGCAAAAACGGAAAATGGAGTAACACCGATTTTTATCAATTAGGATATGCCCATTATAAACAAGGCGATTACGAAAAAGCCATTTCAGAATTCAATAAAATAATAGGAGGCACCAATGCCATTGCCCAAAACGCCTATTACCATTTAGGTGAAAGTTATATCAAATTAAACAAAAAGCAGGAAGCTTTAAATGCATTTAAAAATGCTTCCGAAATGGATTTCGATTTAAAGATCCAGGAAGACGCTTGGTTAAACTATGCGAAAATCAGTTACGACATAGGGAACCCATATCAATCGGCACCACAAGTTTTAGCGGGGTATTTAGACAAATATCCTAAAACAACTTACAAAGAAGAAATTGAAACCTTGTTGATTGATTCGTATATCACCTCTAAAAACTACAAAGAAGCCCTTAGATTATTAGAAGGCAAAAAGAGCTTCGAGAATAAAGTAGCCTATCAAAAAGTAGCGTTTTACAGAGGTTTGGAATTGTATAATGAAGGCAATTATTTAGAAGCCAAAAATCTTTTTGAAGCATCTTTAAAAGAACCACGCGATGCTAGTTTTACAGCAAGAGCAACTTTTTGGAAAGCAGAAACCGATTATAATTTAACCAACTATGATGCGGCTTTAATCAGTTTTAAACAGTTTCAGCAACAATCGGCTGCGACAGTTACACCAGAATATAAAAACATAGATTATAATTTAGCTTACACCTATTTTAAGCTGAAAAACTACTCACAAACCGCCCAGTATTTCAACCAATTTATTGCATCAAACAAAGGAACAGGGAATGTCAGATTGAATGATGCTTATCTGCGTTTAGGCGATGCCTATTTTGTGTCAAGCGACTATAAAAATGCTATCAATGCTTATGAAAGTGCTATTAAATTAGGCACTAGCGATGCCGATTATGCCTTTTTCCAAAAAGCCATAAGTTCAGGTTATGTGGGGCAAGAGTCTAAAAAAATAAAAGAATTAGAGCAGTTTATTACAGAATATCCAAAATCTAAACTTCGCGATGATGCCATGTACGAACTTGGTAATACCTACGTAAAAGCTGGTGATACCGATAAGGCGATGCAGGTTTACAATCGTCTGAATTCAGAATACAAAATGAGTTCGTTTGTGCCAAAAGCCTTATTGCGTCAAGGTTTGGTGTATTATAACGGTAGTAATAATGAGCAAGCACTAAGTAAATTCAAGCAAGTAGCAAGTGATTACCCAGAAACACCGGAAGCGGTACAAGCGGTAGCAACGGCACGATTAATTTATATTGATTTGGGCCGTGTTAATGAATACGCCAGTTGGGTAAAAACCTTAAAATATGTGGAGGTAACCGATGCCGATTTAGACAATGCTACTTACGAAGCTGCCGAAAAGCAGTATTTAGAAAACAACACCGATAGAGCCATTACGCAATTCAACGGTTATATAAACCAATTTCCTAACGGTTTACATGCATTACAGGCGCATTTTTACATAGCTCAAATGTATTATAAAAAGGGATTGAAGGACAATGCAGCACCTCATTATAAATATGTGGTTGATACGTCAAGAAGTGAATTTTCAGAAGAAGCATTGTCTCGATTATCGCAATTTTATTTGGAAACCAAAAGCTGGAACAAAGCCATGCCGTTATTGGAGCGTTTGGAAGATGAAGCCAACTTTCCGCAGAATGTGGTATTTGCACAATCAAACTTAATGAAAGCAAATTATCAATTGGAAAATTACGACACAGCAGTAGCTTATGCTGAAAAAGTGTTGGCTAATTCAACTATTGATAACAAAATTAAAGCCGATGCTAATGTTATTATAGCACGTTCAGCCATAAAAACAGGCAATGAAACCAAAGCAAAAGAAGCTTATGCAAAAGTAGAAACGGTTGCAACGGGCGAAACGGCAGCCGAAGCGTTGTACTATAATGCATACTTTAAAAACAAAGAAGCCAATTATGAAGCTTCAAATACAGCGGTTCAAAAATTAGCAAAAGATTTTTCAGGTTATAAATATTATAGTGCCAAAGGATTAGTGCTTATGGCAAAGAATTTTTATGCTCTAAAAGATGCCTTTCAAGCCACTTATATTTTAGAAAGTGTGATTCAAAATTTCACGGAGTTTAATGATGTGGTTACAGAAGCAAAAGCAGAATTAAGTAAAATTAAAGCACAAGAAGCAAAGACTAATTCGTCCATTCAAACGGGAGGTAATTAG
- a CDS encoding porin family protein yields the protein MRKHIKNIILVVFTLSVTLVFSQKKTTDTINTGVIDVVKPYTPTISDAFKVKEVPSLNDETTQTKKEIKYNIFSFPVASTFTPAKGKAATVDKAKPIKLYDNYATLGVGTYTTILGEVYLNHAISRTESVGGYVSHHSSGGGIEGLSYDDDFLNSKANVNYASRLRDLAWNVEGGVGYQRYNWYGVPESQLAVSQSNNIEVDHSFFNAHLGGDVSFEDTYINSASFLFRRFGDNQGSAENRFTFKTKVDVPINDFEIATDVVIDYLGGSFDRGYNTVDELNYGNIQVGVSSTYELKQDDLTLNLGASLFYMRDNEANDSKIYLYPNVTGTYRLVNDVLIAYGGIQGDLIQNSYYGFATENPFVSPTLFITPTDQLYNAYVGLKGKVTSNVSYNISGHYVADRSKALFRNNEITLTTQDYSYGNSFGIVYDNVKTLGVAGEINVDVNRNFKLALKAETFSYTTDDEAEAWNLPDFKGSLFLDYQISEKWFAGANLFYVGERKDQFFLNDGSTATTPFTVTLDSYFDANAHVGYHVNDQLSIFVKANNMANEGYHKWQNFPVQSAQFLAGATYKFDF from the coding sequence ATGCGTAAGCACATAAAAAATATCATATTAGTCGTTTTTACACTTAGTGTAACTCTTGTGTTTTCACAAAAGAAAACCACCGATACTATTAATACTGGAGTTATTGATGTTGTAAAACCATATACACCAACCATATCGGATGCTTTTAAGGTAAAGGAAGTACCTTCGTTGAATGACGAAACTACCCAAACTAAAAAGGAAATTAAATACAATATATTTTCATTTCCGGTAGCATCTACGTTTACACCAGCTAAAGGTAAAGCTGCGACTGTAGATAAAGCAAAACCTATCAAGTTATATGATAACTATGCGACATTGGGCGTTGGTACCTACACCACCATTTTAGGTGAAGTGTATTTAAACCATGCCATCAGTCGTACCGAAAGCGTGGGTGGTTATGTAAGCCATCATTCCTCTGGAGGAGGTATCGAAGGGCTGTCTTATGATGATGATTTTTTAAATTCAAAAGCAAACGTGAACTACGCATCACGCTTACGGGATTTGGCGTGGAATGTTGAAGGTGGGGTAGGATACCAAAGATATAATTGGTATGGCGTTCCGGAGTCGCAACTGGCTGTATCGCAATCCAATAATATTGAAGTTGACCATTCTTTTTTTAATGCCCATTTGGGTGGCGATGTGTCTTTTGAAGATACCTATATTAATTCCGCAAGTTTCCTGTTCAGGCGTTTTGGCGATAACCAAGGTTCAGCAGAAAACAGGTTTACATTTAAAACAAAAGTAGATGTGCCTATCAACGATTTTGAAATTGCAACCGATGTGGTGATTGATTATTTAGGCGGAAGTTTTGATAGAGGTTATAATACCGTTGATGAACTGAATTACGGAAATATTCAAGTAGGTGTTTCGTCAACATACGAATTAAAACAAGACGATTTAACCTTGAATTTAGGAGCATCGTTGTTTTACATGAGAGATAATGAAGCGAATGATAGTAAAATTTATTTATACCCCAATGTAACGGGAACGTATAGATTGGTAAACGATGTACTGATTGCTTACGGTGGTATTCAAGGTGATTTAATTCAAAACTCGTATTATGGTTTTGCAACCGAAAATCCGTTTGTATCACCAACGTTGTTTATCACCCCGACCGACCAACTGTATAACGCGTATGTTGGTTTAAAAGGAAAAGTAACCAGCAATGTTAGTTATAACATTAGCGGACATTATGTAGCCGATAGAAGTAAGGCTTTGTTTAGAAATAACGAAATCACTTTAACCACTCAAGATTATTCGTATGGCAACTCGTTCGGTATTGTTTACGATAATGTGAAAACTTTAGGAGTTGCAGGAGAAATAAATGTAGATGTGAACAGAAACTTTAAATTGGCTTTAAAAGCAGAAACATTCAGCTATACAACCGATGATGAAGCCGAAGCATGGAACTTACCGGATTTTAAAGGCTCTTTGTTTTTAGATTATCAAATAAGCGAAAAATGGTTTGCTGGGGCTAATTTGTTTTATGTGGGCGAGCGTAAGGACCAATTCTTTTTAAATGATGGGTCGACGGCTACCACACCATTTACCGTAACTTTAGATAGTTATTTCGATGCCAATGCCCATGTAGGGTATCATGTAAACGACCAACTTTCCATATTTGTAAAAGCGAATAATATGGCGAATGAAGGGTATCATAAATGGCAAAACTTTCCGGTGCAAAGTGCTCAGTTTTTAGCGGGTGCTACTTATAAATTTGACTTTTAA
- a CDS encoding DUF1287 domain-containing protein, with translation MRRLFLIIVFFCFNFCVSQKAIQKLNLSQAALELTKQKVTYDPSYFSIPYPNGDVPANKGVCTDVIIRAYRKMGVDLQKEVHEDMKAHFKWYPKTWGLKTPDKNIDHRRVPNLMTYFERQGADKPITNNAKDYIPGDVVCWNLSGAITHIGIVVNKKSNDGKRYLIVHNIGAGQVLEDCLFDFKIIGHYRFKN, from the coding sequence ATGAGAAGACTATTCTTAATTATTGTATTTTTTTGTTTTAATTTTTGTGTTTCGCAGAAAGCCATTCAAAAATTAAATCTTTCACAAGCTGCTTTGGAATTAACCAAGCAAAAAGTGACTTACGATCCCAGTTATTTCTCAATACCTTATCCCAATGGTGATGTTCCTGCAAATAAAGGGGTTTGTACAGATGTCATAATAAGGGCCTATAGAAAAATGGGTGTGGATTTGCAGAAGGAAGTACATGAAGATATGAAAGCCCATTTTAAATGGTATCCAAAAACATGGGGGTTAAAAACGCCTGACAAGAATATTGACCATAGACGGGTTCCAAATTTAATGACTTATTTTGAACGTCAAGGAGCTGATAAGCCAATAACCAATAATGCTAAAGACTATATTCCAGGAGATGTCGTTTGTTGGAATTTAAGTGGCGCCATAACGCATATTGGAATCGTCGTTAATAAGAAATCAAACGATGGAAAGCGCTATTTGATTGTTCATAATATTGGTGCAGGACAAGTTTTAGAAGATTGTTTGTTTGATTTTAAAATTATTGGTCATTATAGGTTCAAAAATTAA
- a CDS encoding class I SAM-dependent methyltransferase, which produces MKDLFGKALLDYQNGHYTEDIITSTNISEEDDLPLPYLFREFKEMPKQEQKALKLAKGRVLDVGCGAGSHSLYLQEKGFQVKAIDISKGAIEVAKQRGVLHAEVKNILDESERFDTILLLMNGTGIFQELVNVSKYLTHLKSLLNPNGQILIDSSDIKYMYEDEDGGFWMDMNANYYGELDYYLSYKGKQEAPMKWLYLDFEKLQLACETVGLTCELVLEGDHFDYLARLIPA; this is translated from the coding sequence ATGAAAGACCTTTTCGGAAAAGCCTTGCTAGATTACCAAAACGGACATTATACCGAAGACATCATCACGTCTACCAACATATCGGAGGAAGATGACCTACCGCTCCCCTATTTGTTTAGGGAATTTAAGGAGATGCCCAAACAGGAACAAAAAGCATTGAAATTAGCAAAAGGCCGTGTTTTGGATGTGGGATGTGGTGCGGGAAGCCATAGTTTGTATTTGCAGGAAAAAGGATTTCAGGTAAAGGCGATTGACATATCAAAAGGCGCTATAGAAGTTGCTAAACAACGTGGGGTTTTACATGCTGAAGTAAAAAATATTTTAGATGAATCTGAAAGGTTTGATACCATATTACTTTTAATGAATGGCACAGGGATTTTTCAGGAATTGGTAAACGTATCAAAATACTTAACGCATTTAAAAAGCTTATTAAATCCAAACGGACAGATTTTAATTGATTCATCTGACATTAAATACATGTACGAAGACGAAGATGGTGGTTTTTGGATGGATATGAATGCCAATTACTACGGTGAGCTCGATTATTATTTAAGTTATAAAGGCAAACAAGAAGCCCCTATGAAATGGCTGTATTTAGATTTTGAAAAACTGCAATTGGCCTGTGAAACTGTTGGGTTGACATGTGAATTGGTTTTAGAAGGTGATCATTTTGATTATTTGGCTCGCTTAATTCCTGCGTAG
- a CDS encoding YkgJ family cysteine cluster protein → MEQIISNLPKLAKDKHNENKKFFAKLKSKPPKNLDYVMQDLHEAEFKRTDCLDCANCCKTTGPLFTDKDIERIAKHFKMKTQQFINQYLRIDEDNDYVLQSVPCTFLGADNYCAIYEVRPKACREFPHTDRKKFQQISNLTLKNVAICPAAFNIVEEMKKRIRG, encoded by the coding sequence TTGGAACAAATAATAAGCAATCTTCCAAAGCTCGCCAAAGATAAGCATAACGAGAATAAAAAATTCTTTGCCAAGCTAAAAAGCAAGCCGCCTAAAAATTTAGACTATGTGATGCAGGACTTACATGAGGCTGAGTTTAAACGCACCGATTGTTTAGACTGTGCCAATTGCTGTAAAACGACAGGCCCGTTGTTTACCGACAAGGATATTGAGCGTATTGCCAAGCATTTTAAAATGAAAACACAGCAGTTTATCAATCAGTATTTACGTATTGATGAAGATAACGATTACGTGCTGCAAAGTGTGCCCTGTACTTTTTTAGGAGCTGATAATTATTGTGCTATTTACGAAGTACGCCCCAAAGCATGCCGCGAGTTTCCACATACCGATAGAAAAAAGTTTCAGCAAATTTCTAACTTAACGTTGAAGAATGTTGCCATTTGCCCTGCTGCTTTTAATATTGTTGAAGAAATGAAGAAACGGATTAGGGGTTAG
- a CDS encoding sterol desaturase family protein, translated as METLLNYFETIPSSHRSLILVGGLTFFWLLEGAVPLFRFNYKKWQHAVPNIFFTLTTIIVNFSLAFLLLKSADWVMANNFGVLNWLPEMPLWLYIVLGVFLMDFFGAYLPHFVEHKVKPLWMVHLVHHSDHKVDATTANRHHPLESVIRFTFTLMGVVIIGAPMGIVLLYQSMSVVATQFTHANIKLPRKVDRILSYVLVSPDMHKVHHHYRLPYTDSNYGNIFSVWDRLLGTYMELDRDQLIYGVDVFPDEKENSTIKGLLKQPFQKYRKPTVTNQ; from the coding sequence TTGGAAACTCTTTTAAACTATTTTGAAACGATTCCATCATCACACCGAAGCTTGATTTTAGTGGGAGGATTGACTTTTTTTTGGCTTTTGGAAGGTGCTGTTCCATTATTCAGATTCAATTATAAAAAATGGCAACATGCGGTTCCTAATATATTTTTCACCTTAACAACCATTATTGTCAATTTTTCACTAGCTTTTTTATTGTTGAAATCGGCAGATTGGGTCATGGCAAACAACTTCGGGGTTTTAAATTGGCTGCCCGAAATGCCCCTTTGGTTGTATATTGTTTTAGGCGTGTTTTTAATGGATTTTTTCGGGGCTTACTTGCCTCATTTTGTAGAACATAAAGTCAAACCTCTTTGGATGGTGCATTTAGTGCATCATTCCGATCATAAAGTAGATGCCACCACGGCAAACAGACATCATCCTTTAGAAAGCGTTATTCGGTTTACATTCACGCTGATGGGTGTTGTAATTATTGGTGCGCCTATGGGGATTGTACTGTTGTATCAGTCCATGTCTGTGGTAGCTACACAATTTACGCATGCCAATATAAAATTACCTAGAAAAGTGGATCGTATTTTAAGTTACGTGCTGGTGTCGCCCGATATGCATAAAGTGCACCATCATTATAGGTTGCCTTACACCGATTCCAATTATGGCAATATCTTTTCAGTTTGGGATAGGCTTTTGGGAACGTATATGGAATTAGACAGAGACCAATTAATTTACGGGGTCGATGTGTTTCCAGATGAAAAAGAAAACAGCACAATTAAAGGTTTATTGAAGCAACCATTTCAAAAGTACAGAAAACCTACGGTTACTAATCAATAA